In one window of Juglans regia cultivar Chandler chromosome 3, Walnut 2.0, whole genome shotgun sequence DNA:
- the LOC108994915 gene encoding selT-like protein: protein MDRAQLLLLGLPIFLLCTDIINLFTPSPPKPTHHHHHLPQSHHQPKPQPVLHHQPLDFPTQKPSSPGGIGLGSNVNINFCSSCSYRGNAVTMKNMLETAFPGINVFLANHPPPLPKRLLSKVVPVFQFGIIGIIVAGEQIFPRLGMMPPPWYYSMRANRFGSIASTWLLGNFFQSFLQSSGAFEVYCNGELVFSKLQEHRFPSEIELRELVGRKLSNSRIVDGVGGALWS, encoded by the exons ATGGATCGAGCTCAGTTGCTTCTGTTGGGGCTTCCGATCTTCCTGTTGTGTACAGACATCATAAACCTCTTCACGCCCTCACCTCCCAAACCcacccatcatcatcatcatcttcctcaATCTCATCACCAGCCCAAACCCCAACCGGTTCTCCACCATCAACCCCTTGATTTCCCAACTCAG AAACCGAGCAGCCCTGGAGGTATTGGCCTGGGTAGCAACGTCAACATCAACTTCTGCTCTTCCTGTTCTTACAG AGGAAATGCAGTAACAATGAAAAATATGCTAGAAACAGCATTTCCTGGGATCAATGTTTTTCTAGCAAACCACCCACCTCCACTTCCAAAACGCCTACTAAGCAAAGTGGTACCGGTTTTTCAGTTTGGAATCATTGGGATAATAGTGGCAGGTGAACAGATTTTTCCCAGGCTGGGTATGATGCCACCTCCTTGGTACTATTCCATGCGTGCAAATAGATTTGGAAGCATTGCAAGCACTTGGCTTCTGGGGAACTTCTTCCAATCCTTCCTGCAGAGTTCTGGTGCTTTTGAAGTATATTGTAATGGTGAACTG GTTTTCTCTAAGCTGCAGGAGCATAGATTCCCTAGCGAGATTGAACTGAGAGAGCTTGTTGGCCGAAAACTCTCAAATTCAAGAATTGTTGATGGCGTTGGTGGGGCTCTCTGGTCCTAA
- the LOC108994914 gene encoding uncharacterized protein LOC108994914 → MFAKRLLQKAVNHHQRKAHHGGLTSADLDARIAIHYGVPSTASVLAFDPIQCLLAIGTLDGRIKVIGGDGIEGLLISPKQSPYKNLEFLQNQGYLVSISNDNDIQVWNLESRSIVGCLQWTSNITAFSVISGSYFMYVGDEYGLMSVIKFDAEDEKLIQLPYHISANSISEAAGFPFPSDQPIVGVLPQPSSGNRVLIAYQHGLIILWDVSEGQILFVGGGKDLQLKDGVFDSSSNEVITNLPDDTLDDHLGEKEISALCWASSDGSILAVGYIDGDILFWKISRTASIKSQQAISSPNSIVKLQLSSAERKLPVIVLQWSKNQRSRNDCDGQLFIYGGDEIGSEEVLTVVTLEWSSGTLRCVGRADLTLPGSFADMLLLSNAGAMGRNQKADLFVLTNPGQLHFYDDASLSALVSQQERRPSISGMKFPAVVPISNPLMTVAKLSKFPTGGDSSKALVEVALVRKLASTETLVSGARWPLTGGVASQLSITKDNGLQRVYLAGYSDGSIGIWDATYPVLSFICLIEGEVQGIKVAGLSDPVTKLDFCSSNLSLAVGNESGLVRLYDLKGCSDGTNFHFVTETKNEVHILPQGKGLQCRAVFFLLSSSVQALHFANCGSKLAVGFECGRVAVLDTSSLSVLFWKDGLSSSPIISITWKELRHTDGIVKSPKHSETKIPLNPAAEVMFVLTKDAKINVIDGGTGNTINARPWNMKKESVAISMYVIAVSMSVSETSNETQPESHEDIPMKNDPMPNGTTVRVNSLEGEPHSSVTASSEERLLDSVLLLCCEDSLHLYSTKSVIQGNNKAIRKVKHAKCCCWTTTLKKDEKFCGLVLLFQTGAIEIRSLPDLELVKESSLMSILRWNFKANMDKAMSSSDSGQITLASGCELAFVSLLAAENDFRIPESLPCLHDKVLAAAADAALSFSSTQKKKQSTQPRILGGIIKGLKGGKMVHSEDITIPSNFNFTHLEAIFSKSPFSDPCPAVTDDQEELELNIDDIEIDEPIPMASTSSHDSMNIKTEQGTERERLFQGGTDDTKPRIRTPEEIVATYRKAGDASSVAAHAKDKLIQRQEKLERISRRTAELQSGAEDFASLANELVKTMEARKWWHI, encoded by the exons ATGTTCGCGAAGCGATTGTTACAGAAGGCGGTGAACCATCATCAG CGGAAAGCACATCATGGTGGTTTGACATCAGCAGACTTGGATGCTCGAATTGCTATCCATTATGGTGTCCCGTCCACAGCATCGGTTCTTGCTTTCGACCCGATTCAGTGCCTTTTGGCCATTGGGACTCT GGATGGGCGAATTAAAGTTATTGGTGGAGATGGTATTGAAGGACTTCTTATATCTCCGAAGCAATCGCCTTACAAGAACTTAGAG TTTCTACAAAACCAGGGTTATTTAGTCAGCATTTCAAACGACAATGATATTCAG GTTTGGAATCTCGAGAGCAGGAGTATAGTTGGTTGTTTGCAGTGGACATCCAATATAACTGCTTTTTCTGTGATCAGTGGCTCCTACTTTAT GTATGTTGGTGATGAGTATGGTTTGATGTCTGTCATTAAGTTTGATGCCGAAGATGAAAAACTTATACAGTTGCCATATCACATCTCCGCAAATTCTATAAGTG AAGCCGCTGGGTTTCCCTTTCCTAGTGACCAACCTATTGTTGGAGTTCTTCCTCAACCTTCTTCTGGGAATAG agtaTTGATTGCATATCAGCATGGGTTGATTATTCTTTGGGATGTTTCTGAAGGTCAAATTCTCTTTGTTGGAGGTGGTAAGGATCTCCAATTGAAGGATGGAGTTTTTGATTCTTCTTCAAATGAAGTGATTACAAATCTTCCAGATGATACATTGGATGATCATCTAGGAGAAAAGGAGATAAGTGCTCTTTGTTGGGCATCTTCCGATGGATCCATTCTGGCTGTGGGATACATCGATGgagatatattattttggaaaatatcgCGTACTGCATCAATTAAAAGTCAACAAGCTATATCATCACCAAACAGTATTGTGAAGCTACAATTATCATCTGCAGAAAGGAAACTCCCTGTCATCGTCTTACAGTGGTCCAAAAACCAAAGATCCCGTAATGATTGTGATGGCCAGCTTTTTATATATGGTGGTGATGAAATAGGATCTGAAGAAGTTTTGACG GTTGTAACTCTCGAATGGTCATCCGGGACATTAAGATGTGTTGGTCGTGCAGACCTTACGCTTCCTGGCTCTTTTGCAGACATGCTTTTATTGTCAAATGCTGGGGCAATGGGGCGTAACCAGAAAGCTGATCTTTTTGTGTTGACAAACCCTGGGCAGCTACATTTCTATGATGATGCTAGTCTATCTGCCTTAGTCTCTCAGCAAGAGAGAAGACCATCCATCTCTGGCATGAAGTTTCCTGCAGTGGTACCGATATCTAATCCTCTCATGACAGTTGCAAAGCTAAGTAAATTCCCCACTGGAGGGGACTCCTCAAAGGCTCTGGTGGAG GTAGCCTTGGTTAGGAAACTTGCCTCGACAGAGACCCTGGTTAGTGGTGCACGGTGGCCCTTGACCGGAGGTGTAGCCAGTCAATTGTCTATTACTAAAGATAATGGTCTTCAGAGAGTGTATTTAGCAGGTTATTCTGATGGGTCCATTGGGATATGGGATGCCACATATCCAGTCTTATCTTTTATCTGTCTTATAGAAGGCGAG GTGCAAGGTATAAAAGTGGCTGGTTTAAGTGACCCAGTGACAAAGTTGGACTTCTGCTCCTCCAATTTAAGTTTGGCTGTTGGCAATGAAAGTGGTCTG GTTCGTCTCTATGACCTCAAAGGCTGTTCAGATGGGACAAACTTCCACTTTGTCACTGAGACTAAAAATGAAG TTCACATTTTGCCTCAAGGAAAAGGACTTCAATGTAGAgctgttttctttcttcttagtTCCTCAGTGCAAGCACTACATTTTGCAAATTGTGGGTCTAAACTTGCTGTAGGATTTGAATGTGGTCGT GTTGCAGTGCTTGACACAAGTTCATTATCAGTTTTGTTCTGGAAAGATGGTCTTTCTAGCTCTCCAATCATTTCAATAACTTGGAAAGAACTTAGACATACTGATGGCATTGTCAAAAGCCCAAAGCACTCCGAAACAAAGATCCCACTCAACCCTGCAGCAGAAGTAATGTTTGTCTTAACAAAGGATGCAAAGATTAATGTGATTGACGGTGGTACTGGTAACACAATCAATGCCCGGCCATGGAACATGAAAAAGGAATCAGTTGCGATTTCAATGTATGTTATAG CGGTCAGTATGTCCGTCTCTGAAACCTCTAATGAAACACAGCCGGAGTCCCATGAGGATATTCCCATGAAGAATGACCCCATGCCCAATGGTACTACAGTTCGAGTAAATTCACTTGAGGGTGAACCGCACTCTTCAGTAACTGCATCCTCTGAGGAAAGATTGTTGGATTCGGTTCTTTTGCTTTGTTGTGAGGATTCCTTGCACTTGTACTCTACAAAATCTGTGATTCAG GGAAATAATAAAGCCATTAGAAAGGTGAAACATGCAAAATGTTGCTGTTGGACAACAACTttaaagaaagatgaaaagttttgtggACTGGTCTTGCTGTTTCAGACAGGAGCGATTGAAATAAG ATCTTTGCCAGATTTGGAATTGGTGAAAGAAAGCTCCTTGATGTCAATTTTAAGGTGGAATTTTAAGGCAAACATGGACAAGGCAATGAGTTCTTCTGATAGTGGGCAAATTACACTG GCAAGTGGCTGTGAATTGGCGTTTGTCTCTTTATTAGCTGCTGAAAATGATTTCAG GATTCCAGAATCATTACCTTGTCTCCACGATAAAGTTCTTGCAGCTGCTGCAGATGCTGCCCTTAGTTTCTCTTCAACTCAGAAGAAAAAGCAG AGTACCCAACCTAGAATTCTTGGTGGCATCATCAAGGGTCTTAAAGGGGGGAAAATGGTCCATTCTGAGGATATCACCATACCTTCTAACTTTAATTTCACTCATTTGGAGgccatattttcaaagtcaccATTCTCAGACCCATGTCCAGCTGTTACGGACGATCAGGAAGAACTGGAGCTTAACATAG ATGACATTGAAATAGATGAACCTATACCCATGGCTTCTACTTCATCCCATGATTCAATGAATATAAAGACAG AGCAAGGGACAGAGAGGGAAAGACTTTTTCAAGGTGGAACTGATGATACAAAACCCAGAATTAGAACCCCTGAAGAAATTGTTGCTACATACAGAAAAGCTGGG GATGCTTCTTCGGTGGCTGCACATGCAAAAGATAAGCTCATACAGCGGCAGGAAAAATTGGAG AGAATCAGCAGACGCACAGCAGAGCTACAAAGTGGAGCCGAAGACTTTGCATCATTGGCAAATGAGCTTGTAAAGACCATGGAGGCTCGAAAATGGTGGCatatatga